The proteins below are encoded in one region of Nitrospira sp.:
- a CDS encoding short-chain dehydrogenase, producing the protein MSSKPIDIPISQPRSASIPSDDEPTFPRYGGPPVLSYGFRPFFLGAALFAGCAIPLWVLMFAGTIDSKLLYPPREWHVHEMLFGFLPAVMTGFLLTAVPNWTGRVPFRGIPLLCLFMLWVAGRFLMYWPWPTPFVAAVVDGSFFFAVAVLLWRELISCNTWGQAPIAVLISLYAVSNSLFHAMALLHRSTALPERVAVTLLILLLAAIGGRLTPNFTREFLQRHGRRRLPAAFSRIDSLAIAVAAVACVTWIVLPAHPLTGTLFITAGLLHVVRLGRWYGWQAWREPLVLVLHVGYGWVALSMLVLGTALLKNDGLPATAAHVLTTGAVGTMTLAVMTRASLGHTGRARHAGPATVGIYLLVNVGALLRILAPSTEAPTHVTHLWLVLSAICWSGAYLLFALSYGRCLLAPSRDE; encoded by the coding sequence ATGTCGTCCAAGCCCATTGACATTCCTATCAGCCAGCCTCGCTCGGCTTCGATCCCATCCGACGACGAGCCGACGTTTCCACGGTACGGCGGTCCACCGGTCCTTTCGTATGGATTTCGTCCCTTCTTCCTCGGGGCGGCGCTGTTCGCCGGCTGTGCTATACCTCTTTGGGTCTTGATGTTTGCCGGCACCATCGACTCGAAGTTGCTCTACCCCCCGCGCGAATGGCATGTCCATGAGATGCTGTTTGGCTTTCTCCCGGCCGTGATGACCGGATTTCTTCTCACCGCAGTCCCGAATTGGACGGGGCGGGTACCGTTCCGAGGCATCCCTCTCCTGTGTTTGTTCATGCTGTGGGTTGCGGGCAGGTTTCTCATGTACTGGCCCTGGCCGACGCCTTTCGTGGCCGCCGTCGTCGATGGCTCGTTTTTCTTCGCGGTGGCGGTGCTGCTCTGGCGTGAATTGATCAGCTGTAACACGTGGGGGCAGGCACCAATCGCCGTGCTCATCAGTCTCTATGCCGTCTCGAACTCGCTATTCCATGCGATGGCGCTGTTACACCGGTCCACCGCGCTTCCGGAGCGGGTAGCAGTGACACTGCTGATCCTGTTGCTGGCCGCGATCGGTGGACGGCTCACGCCCAATTTCACACGAGAGTTTCTACAACGGCACGGACGCAGAAGACTACCCGCTGCATTCTCGCGGATCGATAGTTTGGCAATCGCAGTGGCTGCAGTGGCTTGCGTGACCTGGATCGTGCTGCCCGCACATCCCCTTACCGGCACGTTGTTCATCACCGCAGGGCTCCTGCATGTGGTACGGCTCGGTCGTTGGTACGGATGGCAGGCGTGGCGTGAACCGTTAGTACTCGTACTCCACGTGGGCTATGGATGGGTGGCGCTGTCGATGCTGGTGCTAGGCACTGCGCTACTCAAAAATGATGGGCTGCCGGCGACCGCGGCCCACGTGCTGACGACCGGTGCGGTGGGAACCATGACGCTGGCCGTCATGACACGTGCAAGCCTAGGTCATACGGGACGAGCGCGACACGCCGGACCTGCTACGGTGGGTATCTATTTGCTGGTCAATGTCGGGGCTCTGCTCCGGATCCTTGCGCCATCCACCGAGGCGCCGACGCATGTCACGCACCTGTGGCTCGTCCTGTCCGCCATCTGCTGGAGCGGAGCCTATCTTCTTTTTGCTCTGAGCTACGGGCGCTGTCTTCTCGCTCCCAGCCGTGACGAGTGA
- a CDS encoding ABC transporter yields the protein MAPTLAERFSIGLSRRIERLSGRRSYGDELEVWPVRDVSFNLQAGEIVGIIGRNGAGKSTLLKILSRIIDPTEGRAELHGRVGTLLEVGTGFHPELSGRDNVFLNGILLGMSRQEIQVQFDEIVAFSGIGPYLDTPVKRYSSGMYVRLAFAVGAHLSPEILIVDEVLAVGDFEFQHRCLNKMREIGDCGRTVLFVSHDMAAVTRLCPRSILLEKGRLVADGPTTEVVEHYFHSGVHPPGSVEWHERATAPGNEYVRLRAVRVRDQFGKVAPVVEIRESFTIELEYEVLQSGLILAPHFGLSSGRDEQLFLAYEVNQPWDGQPRPVGRYVSRAIIPGNLLSDGTYFVGAFCRTCGSREVDIELYETMVFQIVDTMQPGGARGYVQGRIPGSIRPLLEWTTEREPLFIEDL from the coding sequence ATGGCACCGACTCTCGCAGAGCGGTTTTCCATTGGATTGTCGCGCCGTATCGAACGTCTATCCGGGAGACGGTCGTACGGCGACGAATTGGAAGTTTGGCCGGTACGAGACGTCTCCTTCAACTTGCAGGCAGGGGAGATCGTCGGAATCATTGGGCGCAACGGGGCCGGAAAGAGCACGTTGTTGAAGATTCTGTCCCGCATCATCGACCCGACCGAGGGACGCGCCGAATTGCATGGCCGGGTCGGAACGCTCTTGGAAGTGGGGACGGGATTTCACCCGGAACTGAGCGGTCGCGATAACGTGTTTTTGAATGGCATCCTGTTGGGTATGTCGCGGCAAGAGATCCAAGTGCAGTTCGACGAGATCGTGGCGTTCTCGGGAATCGGACCCTATCTCGACACTCCGGTCAAGCGATACTCCAGCGGGATGTATGTACGGTTAGCCTTCGCTGTAGGAGCACATCTCAGTCCTGAGATTCTGATCGTTGACGAGGTGTTGGCGGTGGGTGATTTCGAGTTTCAACATCGATGTTTGAATAAGATGCGTGAGATCGGGGATTGCGGGCGCACGGTGCTGTTCGTCTCACATGACATGGCAGCTGTGACCAGGCTGTGTCCGCGCTCCATTCTTCTCGAGAAAGGACGTCTGGTTGCGGATGGTCCCACGACAGAAGTGGTCGAGCACTATTTTCACTCCGGCGTCCACCCACCGGGTTCCGTCGAATGGCACGAGCGCGCGACGGCCCCAGGGAATGAGTACGTGCGGCTGCGAGCCGTCCGCGTCCGCGATCAGTTCGGGAAAGTCGCACCGGTGGTGGAGATTCGGGAGTCATTTACGATCGAGTTGGAGTATGAGGTACTCCAGTCCGGATTGATCCTCGCCCCTCATTTCGGGCTCAGCTCCGGGCGGGATGAGCAATTGTTCCTTGCCTACGAAGTCAACCAACCGTGGGACGGCCAGCCTAGGCCGGTAGGACGCTATGTCAGTCGGGCCATCATTCCCGGGAATCTGTTGTCCGATGGAACCTATTTCGTGGGCGCATTTTGTCGGACATGCGGGAGCCGGGAGGTCGACATCGAACTGTACGAGACCATGGTGTTCCAGATCGTTGATACCATGCAGCCGGGTGGCGCACGCGGCTACGTGCAGGGCCGCATTCCGGGCTCGATCCGACCGCTTCTAGAATGGACCACTGAACGCGAACCGTTATTCATTGAGGATCTGTAG
- a CDS encoding polysaccharide deacetylase produces the protein MQTEPANMVHASASGSITARAIDWLRRKLIPTGIILLYHRIAEGGHDPWGMAVSPVQFDEHLQVLRRFGTAMTLNEFLSRRFEGQLRERAIMVTFDGTYASTLTQAVPSLTRFETPATVFVRSGMVGCAGEHWRDELERLLLESGPLPQQLILTISETKHRWSLEDSGCPQIPQAHHSWRVWDAGCPTARHALYRELCERLASMDDESREDVLGDLRRWAGNVSRTARESHRLLTWGEVSQLGHTAGIDIGGQGLTHSSLAALTPREQWQEILQGKALLETALSVPAKHFAFPQGRRDSYTRETIAFVRAAGYVSASTTEANRIERWTDPFELPRFSVHAQGGEEFATWLSAILAA, from the coding sequence GTGCAGACCGAGCCGGCCAATATGGTTCACGCGTCGGCGTCGGGGTCCATCACAGCGCGCGCGATCGACTGGCTCCGCCGTAAACTGATTCCCACTGGCATCATCTTGCTGTATCACCGTATTGCGGAAGGTGGGCATGACCCATGGGGAATGGCGGTATCTCCGGTTCAGTTCGATGAGCATCTACAGGTTTTGCGCCGGTTCGGGACCGCGATGACATTAAATGAATTTCTGTCGAGGCGGTTCGAGGGTCAACTCCGAGAGCGAGCCATCATGGTCACCTTCGACGGCACATATGCGAGCACGCTCACTCAGGCGGTGCCTTCGTTGACGCGGTTCGAAACACCGGCAACGGTGTTCGTGCGGTCGGGGATGGTCGGTTGTGCTGGTGAGCATTGGCGTGATGAGTTGGAAAGGTTGCTCCTGGAATCCGGCCCGCTACCCCAGCAACTTATCTTGACCATTTCTGAAACGAAGCATCGCTGGTCCCTTGAGGATTCGGGCTGCCCTCAGATTCCTCAGGCTCACCATTCATGGCGGGTATGGGATGCAGGCTGCCCGACGGCCCGGCATGCCCTGTACCGAGAGCTGTGCGAGCGACTCGCGTCAATGGATGACGAATCCCGCGAGGATGTGCTTGGCGACCTCCGCAGGTGGGCCGGCAACGTGTCCCGCACGGCGCGTGAATCGCATCGGCTGTTGACATGGGGCGAGGTATCTCAGTTGGGGCACACCGCGGGTATTGATATAGGAGGGCAGGGATTAACACATTCCTCACTCGCGGCGTTGACACCACGGGAGCAGTGGCAGGAGATCCTCCAGGGCAAGGCTTTGCTTGAGACGGCTCTGTCTGTCCCTGCCAAGCATTTCGCCTTCCCACAGGGCAGGCGTGATTCCTATACGCGGGAAACCATCGCATTCGTCCGCGCGGCTGGATATGTCAGTGCTTCCACGACGGAAGCTAACCGCATCGAGCGGTGGACGGACCCGTTCGAACTGCCTCGTTTCAGCGTCCATGCCCAAGGAGGAGAAGAGTTTGCGACGTGGCTTTCGGCCATTCTGGCAGCCTAG
- a CDS encoding pseudouridine synthase, whose protein sequence is MVSFSNQKAARLSKPPPPQIKIGEAFRVTLGRLLSKVGIASRTKAHEWIRAGRIAVGGRIVRNPSLWVAWPRDRVTLDGVALEAATRRLILYHKPKGLITTHHDEQGRQTIFDVLPPDLRTLHAVGRLDQASSGLLLLTNDTALSAFLADPTNAIPRIYLVTVRGHVSNETVQRAIDGIVDDQEHLSCKRIEVQKRSKRESHLKVTLIEGKNREIRRLCRALGHEVTRLRRICFGPFELGTLAPGEWIEASHARGIQMVIKKASVRQLG, encoded by the coding sequence GTGGTCTCCTTTTCAAATCAGAAGGCCGCGCGTCTTTCCAAACCGCCACCCCCGCAGATCAAAATCGGCGAGGCGTTTCGAGTGACCCTCGGTCGCTTGCTCTCGAAGGTTGGGATCGCCAGCCGAACCAAGGCCCATGAGTGGATTCGTGCCGGACGAATTGCGGTTGGCGGCCGGATCGTCCGCAATCCCAGTTTGTGGGTGGCATGGCCTAGAGACCGGGTGACACTTGATGGTGTGGCCCTGGAAGCGGCAACCCGCCGTCTTATTCTGTATCACAAACCCAAAGGGCTCATCACCACGCACCATGATGAACAGGGTCGCCAAACGATTTTTGATGTTCTCCCCCCCGACCTACGGACTCTGCACGCCGTCGGACGCCTCGATCAGGCCAGTAGTGGGCTCCTCCTGCTCACGAACGACACGGCTCTTTCCGCCTTTCTTGCCGACCCGACGAATGCCATACCCCGTATCTACCTCGTCACGGTGCGCGGTCACGTCTCCAACGAAACGGTGCAGCGGGCGATCGACGGTATTGTCGACGACCAAGAGCACCTGTCCTGCAAACGGATTGAGGTCCAAAAGCGTTCCAAGCGTGAATCGCATCTGAAAGTCACGCTGATCGAAGGCAAAAACAGAGAGATTCGGCGGTTATGCAGAGCGCTGGGACATGAGGTCACACGTCTTCGTCGGATCTGCTTTGGGCCGTTTGAGTTGGGCACCCTTGCGCCAGGCGAGTGGATTGAAGCAAGCCATGCGAGGGGGATTCAGATGGTCATTAAGAAGGCGTCGGTGAGGCAATTGGGGTGA